GTCGGGTAGCCTGGCTCCCATGGGACCGCCGCGTCGGGCGCAATCCATCACGCACCGATCCGTCGCCGTCCATCTCCCCCAACCGCAATCTCCAGCAAAGTCGTCTCGCCCCGCGTGATCCCGCTCAGCGTCAGGTATGGCGGTTGGTGAATCGTGGAGTTTCCCCGAACCCGGACTGCAACTCCACACGCCCCAAAGCGCCAGAGGGCTGACGCAGTCCATGAGGCTTTGCGTCATGACACCGAAGGCGTGCGAAATCCGCCTCGGTGCGCATCTCAGTTTTTTGCGGAGCGGGAGAGGGGAAAAGGGTGGTGGGAGTTAATTATTGGCGAAGGAGGGCGGTTTGGCGTGGGGAAAGAGGAGAGGCCAGCGGCCATTGCGCCAGAGGATTTCCAGCTCCAGGATAATCTTTGAACCTGTCACCATATCGATTCGGAGAACCAGTTCACCAGCGTGGCGACGGACACCTACGGCACGCCCGATGCCGGCCGTTGGAAGATGGAGTTTGTGTACCATGGTCGTGGACGGTTGCGAATCCGTCAGGATTTGGAGCGGCGGTGCAGGATTTCAGTTTGGCCCAATCGAACCGACCACGCCCCGACACCGTCCCGTGCAGCGCCAGTCTCCGGCCCGACGAATTGCGCATCCGGCTGGAGGGCGTTCCGAAGCGAAGTCCGGCGAACCACCGGGCCCTCTTGGTCGGGTGGGTGTGTCCAGACCCGCTCTCCGGCCATCGGTCTGGACCGGCAAAACTTTGACGGTTCTTCAAAAATGCGTATTTTCGCATTGATGAAGACAATCGTCACCGCCACGGAGGCCGCGCGACGGTTCGGCGACCTGCTTGCCGAGATCAAGCATGCGGGCAGGTCGGTCGAAATCACGAAGAACGGTGAGGCCATCGCCACGCTCCAACCTGTCCGCCGGGCCGGCGGCATGACCCTGAAGGAGTTTGCGGCCCTGTGGGCGGACGGCGCGGACACCCCCTCGTTCGCGGAGGATCTGGAGCGCATCAATGCGGCGGATCAGCCGCCTGCCAATCCATGGGCCTGATCGTTGATTCCTCCGCCATCATTGAACTGGAACGTTCCGGAGGCGACCTCGGGAAGCTGCTCAAGAAGCATGGCGATGAGGAAATCTCGTTGCCGGCCATCGTGTGGGGTGAACTCTGTGCCGGGGTTCATCTGGCTGATTCGGTGCCGCGCGCGCTGAAGCGCCGCCAACTGCTCGACCGCATCCGGTCCGGAGTGGAAATCATCGAGTTCGACGAGGTGATCGCGGATATTTGGGCCGAGTTGTTTGCCGATTTGCAACGCCGCGGTGAACCCGTTCCCGCGAATGACCTGTGCGTGGCCGCCACCGCGCTGGCCTTGGATCATCCGCTGTTGATCGGCAGCAGGGGCGAGAGGCACTTCAAGAAGATCAACGGCCTCAACCTGATCAAGGTCGGCTGATCCTGCGGTTTCAAGCAAGGATCACCCCAATCACCGTCACCCATCACGCCGTTCCAATACCTAACGGGGCCGGATTCGGTAAAAGGCACTCGGGCCGGATTCGGCCGGGTGGTAGGGTGATCGAGCTTCCGGAACTGGAACCCAGGGACCATCAAGGCTTGGAGCCGTTTCCAACAGATCCGAATCCAGCCGCCAACCCAGTCGAAGACTGCCGTCAGCGGCATTTCTCGACAAACTGAGGAGAATGGCTTCGGCCAAGACGGTCCGGGTTGTTTCCG
The DNA window shown above is from Verrucomicrobiia bacterium and carries:
- a CDS encoding PIN domain-containing protein, whose product is MGLIVDSSAIIELERSGGDLGKLLKKHGDEEISLPAIVWGELCAGVHLADSVPRALKRRQLLDRIRSGVEIIEFDEVIADIWAELFADLQRRGEPVPANDLCVAATALALDHPLLIGSRGERHFKKINGLNLIKVG
- a CDS encoding type II toxin-antitoxin system prevent-host-death family antitoxin, encoding MKTIVTATEAARRFGDLLAEIKHAGRSVEITKNGEAIATLQPVRRAGGMTLKEFAALWADGADTPSFAEDLERINAADQPPANPWA